TTATCACTGTTTTCCGATCAAACAGTTGGCGCCCACCGTGGGACCTTTTTAGCAAAGTAACGTTAGTACTATGGTTGTCAGCAACGACAGTTCTTCGTCAGGCGAGGAGCGCGAAGCCTCGAGGTGATGCCGGCTCCCGAGGTAACACCTACGCCTACACCAGTAACTCCGCTACCCCCTCCTGCGTCCATGGAAACCATCTTGGCACGCCTCGCCCTGCAAGAAGCGGCGCAGAAGGCGGCGGTCGACCAAATCACAGCGATAGCAAAAATACTCGCCCCTATCGCTGCAAACGCCGAAGCTTCAACGGCGCAGTACCGTCGACACCTGTTCGCCACTGAACGAACCACCAACGTAGCACCTGCGCGGGATAACAACAACCAGAGCGCCGGTAACAACAACCAGAGCGCGGTGGTAACGACATCAACGCAGGACACCGCAAGCGAGCTAGCCGCGTTGAAACAGTCGGTCCTCGACATCAACTCAAAGATCCACCAGGTGACGACCTCGGCGCCCCAAATCGAGCACGTACTCGCGGAATCTCTTCGCACACCCTTCACGCAAAGGGTCACCGGCGTACGGCTCCAGAAGATGGAGAAACTTCGTCTTCCAACCTTCAAGGGTCTCTCCGACCCGTCTACTCATGTCACGTCCTTCAACATAGCGATGCGACGTGCAAATCTGACCGACGAAGACAAAGACGCCGGCTTTTGCCAACTCTTTGTCGAAACCCTAGAGGGACCGGCCCTTACTTGGTTCACAGGCCTCAGAGAAAACTCCGTCGATTGTTTCCACGACCTCTCGACGGCCTTCCTGAAGAATTATATCATGTTCACCAACCAAGAAACGACCGTGTCCGACTTGTGGAACCTCACTTATACCAGCGGCCAAAGCCTCCGCGACTTCATGGAGAAGTTCAAGGCTATCGTCTCGAAAGTTGATATTCCTGATCCTATCGCTGTCGAGTCTCTGATGAACACTTTGCACGTTGACTCCACGTTCCGTCAGGATCTTTACCGATACCCGACGAAATCTGTGTCTGACGCCATCCCTCGCTCGAACAACTTCATCCGCATGGAAGAAGACACAAGAGCAAAGTTTGCAAAAGAAGCAGCAGCGAAACAGCGACCCGCCCGAACAAACGACACCCGCCATGAGCCCCGCCAGCACTCATCCGGTGGGAACACCACTCAGAAGCGAGGCTACGTTAGCTCGGTCGACGACGAGGAATCGCCAAAAACAGCAGCCGTCACGCGAGAGAAAGCCTGGAACCACTGGGATCGAGACTCCGCCTCGAAGCAATCAAAGTCGTCCGAACCAGCGAGTTCAAACTCCGAGGAGCCAAAGAAATGGTGCCTCTACCACAAAAGGGATTCCCATGATACGAAAGAGTGCAAAGTCCTCATCGGGCAATTTTTCGACGGGATCACTAACGGGACAATTCAAATGCCCAcctctccaacgacaccgaaaAACACCAAAAGTTGGAGTAAGaacaaggagaagaagagaagaaggcacaGAAGTCTCAGCAGAACACGGCCCCTAGCGAGGAAAGAGCGAGCCCTGAGCGCACTCCTGTCAACAACGTCGGCCCTGCCAACGATTCATCAGAAAACGAACATCCGCGTCGCCGGCGACGAGTGTAAGTCATACTCTCCCGCCCTTGTGACTCCTCTAACGACGACTCCTCGACAATGCAACCAGATTTACGCGACAAACTGAGCAGCAAAGTCGAGCAATCTCTCACTTCCCCGACAACAGACAAAGATCTGCGCACCCTATTGAAGCGAAAGAGCGCTACGAACGAACACGTAGGAAGCGCCGACCTCCGCGCGACCATCTCAAAATCCAGCGCCAGGAGAATAGGTCAAAACGGCGACCTTCGCGACCAGCTCAATTCAAAGGCCGCTGACCTGCGAATCCAACTCAACCGTTCAAAAGGGTCCGATCTGCGACGACGTCTcgaatcaaaaaagaaaaagcccGCAGAAACTCTTCAATTCGAGAACACAACCGATGATTTAAGGAAGCAACTCGAATCAATGCGAGCTACCCGCAATCAGCACATTAGCGTAATCATGGGAGGATCACCTCCTTGCGGCGACTCAGTTCGAGCTGTCAAAGACTACAAACGACAAGCCACCACCTCCAAGAAGTGGCCGCCTCCAGTCGAAAATGATCACCAGATCACTTTTCGGCACTAGATACCAAGGGCGTCCATACGCCACACAACGATCCTCTTCTCGTCGACCTCGACATCGGAGAATGCTTAGTCGCAAAAGTCCTTATCGACACCGGCAGCTCAGTCGATCTCATCTTTCGCGACACACTCGACAAAATGGGAGTCGATTTGAGAGACATGAAGCCTTCCTCTCGCACGCTCACTGGCTTCAACGGAGCCTCGGAGCAAATGATCGAGTTGACGCCAGAGCTGGAGCAAGACCTCATCCTACCAAGTGTAAACTGgatcctccacgtcgacggttCATCCACGAGTAAAGGATCAGGAGCAGGAGTGCAATTGCAATCACCAACAGGAGAACTCATTCGGCAGTCATTCAGTTTCGGTTTCGCGGCATCAAACAACGAAGCTGAGTACGAATCCCTCATCGCGGGGCTCCGTCTCGCCAAGGCGGTGAAAGCCAAACGAATCAGTGCTTACTGCGACTCTCAACTCGTCGTAAGCCAATACCTCGGTGATTACGACGTCCGCAACGAAAGGATGGACGCCTACCTCAAACTCGTCCAGGACCTTACGCGAGACTTCGAGTTCTTCGAACTCACGAAGGTTCCTCGCGGAGAAAATGTTTGTGCTGACGCCCTCGCCGCTCTGGGAAGCAAGCTACACGACCAGGTCAAAAGGACAATCCCGATCCACAAAATCGAGAAACCAAGCATTGACACGAAGGCAGAACAGGCCGCCATTATAGCAGCGATCAACGACGCGATGGACATTGACGAAGTGGAATCTCCCTCGCCAGATGATCACCCAACAGATTGGCGTATGGAACTCATCGATTATCTCGCGGAAGGTTTACTGCCCGTCGAAAAATGGGACGCCCGGCGACTGAAACGACGCAGCGCACACTACGTCGTCATGGACGGGGAACTACACCGATGGACTGCAACAAAGGTACTACTCAAGTGTATCGCCGGCGAAGAAACGAGACTCGTCATGCCCGAAACACACGAAGGAGCAGCAGGCAACCACTCGGGCGGGCGAGCTCTCGcactaaaagttaaaaacctCGGATTCTACTGGCCAACCATGAACGCCGACTGCGAGACATACGCGCGCAAATGCGATAAATGCCAGCGTCACGCCAAAACCATACACAGCCCAACGGAGTTTCTCCACACCTTGACTGCTCCATACCCATTTATGAGATGGGGAATGGACATCATTGGTCCGATGCCGGCATCCCGACAAAAGAAGTTCATCCTGGTCCTCACCGATTACTTCACCAAATGGGTTGAAGCCGAAGCCTACGCCAGCATAACCGACAAGGAGGTACAAAACTTCGTCTGGAAGAACATAATCTGCCGACACGGGCTCCCATACAAGATAATCACGGACAACGGTTCGCAATTCATCTCGCATCATTTCAAGGGCTTCTGCGACAGATGGCGCATTCGACTCAACATGTCGACACCGAGAAACCCGCAAAGTAATGGTCAAGCCGAATCGACGAACAAGACCATCATAGACTGTCTGAAGAAACGACTCGATTTAAAGAAAGGTTGCTGGGCAGACGAACTAGATGGTGTCCTGTGGTCTCACACAGAACCACTCCTCGCGGAGCGACGAAGACTACACCCTTCTCAATGGCCTACAACGTCGAGGCAATGGCTCCTGCAGAAGTGAACGTGACGAGTCTGCGCCGATCGCGAATGCCACAGAACGCTGAACTCAACCGCGACATGCTCCTCGACGCACTCGACGACATCGAGGAAAAGCGCGACCAAGCGTTACTCCGTATCCAGAATTACCAGCATCAAATCGAGAGCTATTACAACAAAAAGGTCAAGTCGCGTCCTCTCGAAATGGGCAACCTTGTCTTAAGAAAGGTTTTCGAAAACACTAAGGAGTGGAAAGCCGGCAAGCTCGGAGCCAACTGGGAAGGACCATACAAGATAGTCGAAGTCATCAAGCCAGGAGTATACCGCCTCGAGACTTCAACAGGTGAAGCAGTACCGAGAGCCTGGAACTCCAAACATCTCCGCCTCTTCCATCCTTAGTCAAGGAAAACACCAACCCGAGTAAATGCGCTACAAAGGCCACTTTTACTCGCAATCTATTGATCGAGTAAATGcgccacacaaaaaaaaaaaaaaaaaaaaaaaaaaaaaaacgagcaAATGCGCCCCAAAGGCCACTTTTACTCGCAATCTAAGAACTACGAATGGCTTGATTCCCGCAAAGGGATACGTAGGCAGCCCAAAGAAAAAGAGTCCAGccgaaaaaaaaataaaataaaccctCCCCGAGGAATCGATCTCCGAAGCAGACGATCACTTAAGCGATGCCTACACGAGCACGCCCCGGCTCCTCGAACAAATGTATCGGCACTCGCATCCCACGTTGAATACGTCCTGATCAGACACATATTCACGGGAATCGACCGCGTTGCGACCTAAACCAACATGGCCGAGACAATGACTCCAACTCATCCTATAATTAACTAAGTAAGGTCTGGCCAACCAAACGCTTGAAAATTACATTAGGATCGACTTGGAACCGTCAAAGTCGAAAACTCTCAATTGACGACTAAAATTCAAAGTGGCAAACGGTCACGACTCAAAGAGATCGACCGAGACAAAGTCGTAACGAGCTTAAAGCTATAATGATTCGACGTCTCGAACAGCATTTACACCGAACAAATAGAGTTACTTCGAATCTCGAGAAATCATGCATTTGATAAGACAAGTCTAAGTTAAATAAAACGGCTTATGTGATTCAAACAGTTCGAAATAACGAGCACAAGAACGAAAGCCCAGAAGGCAGAAtcctagaaaagaaaaaacaacaacaaaagtccCCGGGACTCAAAAGAGAACAACATACAAGAGACCCTAATCCTCTCGGTCGCTCTCACGATCGTTGAGGGCAGAAAGCTCCGAAGCCCTAACACTCGACTCACGAGCAGCCGGAGAGACGTGCATTTCATCTGATCTCGGGATCTCTTCAAACACCCCCACATTCTCTTCTTCATTGCCTCGACGGGACCCTTCAGCCGAAGTGTCCGAAAGTACGAGCAGGGGGGCGTTATCTTCAGCAGCAAGGTTCCCTCGGTTAGGCGTCTCTCCCTAGAATGCAGTCAAAGGACCCTCAACGAGGGGCGTCGGGACTGCATGATGCACTTCCGTCGAATGAGTGAGCGGAGTGTGAAGAGTCAGCGCGGTCTCGGGATCGATCAAGCCAGCGTTGGACCCATACGGGTCGAGACTCGCCAAGATTCGAGCATCCACGAACTGAGAGTCCAGCACGAGAGGAGAGAGTGCGAGATCTCCCGCGGGAATCTCGCCCACTTTGAGCTTCTCGGCCTCTTGCTCGTATTTCCTCTCTTGCTCCGCGAAAATCTCAATGGTAGCTTGCGAGATGTCGCTCCCAGCCCTCCTCAAGGCTTCGAGACATTTCCTGGTTCCAAAAGCTTGGCTATGGAGTTACCGAGCTTCATCATAGAGGCCTCGTCGCTCTTCTCGGAACGAATCCTCGCGAAACGACGGTTAGCCTTCGCGGCCATCTCGGTCTCGACTCTTACCCTTTCCTTAGTGACTTCTAGGATCCTGGAGTCTCTAAGGCGTTTCATCTCCCTTTCATGAGCCGCAGTAAGTGAGACCTTCTCGCTCTCGAGATCAGCATTCTTCTGTTCAAGCTCACGGACGACACCTCGGGACGCCTCCAATTCAGCCTTCAGCTCGTCTCTCCGAGTTATGGTGCGACTCATCATACCATTGAGCTTCTCGAGATTGCTCCTTTTCTCGCTTAGCTGGCGAGCAAGGACCTCCTCCTTCTCAGCAAACTCCTTCTTAGCCAGCTCTAGTTCACCCAAAGCTCCCTTCAGCGCAGTGTTGTACTTGTCAATCAAGACATTCATCGCGCTGTCCCCCTAAAGACGCGAGGCAACGAAAACCGCGAGGAATTAGCACTAGGGTAatggagcaagaaaaagataagAAGAAGTTGAATTATTTACCAGCAATTTGGCCCTCGCGGCTTCCTCGTACTCTCCCCCGAAGATAAGGTCCTTCACGGCGGGCAAAGGTTTCGCCCTTCCCCTAAACTGACGAAGGAGCTCCCCGCACTTCTCTGGAACGTACGCCAATGGAGCCGGCCCCTCGTAGTGGAAGTCGACTTTGTCAGGAAAGCTAACTCCGGGCACCCTCCTCAAGATGGCATCACCACGAGAAGAGGTACCAGTCTGGACGGCCCCGATACTGGGACGGGCCGGAACCTCTACATAAGGGGATATCGGAGCAGGAAATTGCTCCTCGCCATCTGCCTCGTCGTCACGCCTTCTTATCAGAAGCGGCGACCCCTCAGATTCCTCTTCAAGGTTATCTGAGCCCGCATCTCCGAGAGAAGCCTCGGGCTCCTGCCCGTCGACGGCCTCCTCCTCGTCGTCTTCTTCTCCAAGGGCCCCAGCTGCGAGAGCCTCCTCCTCGGGATGAAGTCCTTCTTCCTCGACGTCTCCCCCCTCAGTTTCGGTCGGTCCCTCGAGATTCCCCGACTCCTCGCTAACGGACTTCTTCTttgtcctcttcttctttttcttcttctgaggtTCACCAGAAGGAGGGACATCACTCGCCTCCTCGGTACTCCTCTCAGCTCCCGAGCCGTcacctctctttctttttctgccCTTCCCCGCGCCTCTGGCTTCGTAAGGGGGAACCTCGCCAGCACGAGGAACCGCCGTCGAAGGACCTTCCCCGCTGACCAGCCCCAGCTGGGCCGCTATCATTGCGCTCAGATCAGGAAGAGTGCCCATCTTCTTCGCCTCGGAAATTTGTTTCTGAATGTCTCTCGGGAAGATGTCTAGTCGCTTAGCGCGAATAGGAAGAACGGTCGGAAGGTCGGATCTCCACTCTCCTGTAAATATGCAGAAGAGTCAAGACGCGACAAAAGATCTTACGACTAAAATGACTTAATCTAAAGGTGCGAGAAAACATACTTCGAGCGATTCGATCTTTGAGCTCGTGGATCTTCTTGACGGTGATCTCGGACCAGCGATAGACTCGAAGCAGAGCGACGGCACGAACGCTCCTCAAGAAATCTTCGGGATAAACGGGAGAAGTAGGATGGCCGACTGCACACAAAGCAAAAAGATATACATGATTAGAATCGACAAAGTTGCTTACGGATCGCGACAGAATATTCTACCGCAAGAACGGTTCCAAAGAACTCGATAATCATTTCGGGGAGGTTTCTCGAAGGCCGAACTGTCGGACTTGAGGAAGAAGTAGGAACGTTGCCAGTTCTGCGTCTTATTCGGATGACCGGCGCATACATTGCATTTCAGTCGCATCTTCACCGAGTAGGTGCCATCCTTCATATCGGTTATTGAAGTCATCTCCTCGAACGATCTGACGCTCATCGGCATATCGATCTGCTCCGCCAAAACCGACAAAGTAACCGCTAGTCGCAGCGAGCCATTCAGCAGTTGACTAATCGCGAGATCTCGGCGCCTGGCGTATGCAGTAATCAGTCGCGGGATGGGGAACCAGCAGCGAGTGTCTCCCTGAAAGTAGGATTCATACACTGTCTGGTACCCAATCGGAGGAGACCAAGGCCTCTGCGTCTCCGTAGGCACAGGAAGGTCACGCCCACTGCGCCAGCTGCCCGAAGAACCCTCTTCACACTTCTCGAAGTCAACTTTGTCTTCTCTACGCCTTCCCAGTCCTGACCGGCTAAGAAGGCGGAACGTAATAAGTCGGTATGAAGTTGAGGAAGCTCTTCGAAAATCCCGTCAGGGTAGAAAATAGTCGGGAATAGTTCGGCTTCAGAATCGACACTTTCCGAGGAACCGCCCTCCACAGGTCGAGCCCTCAAGGTGATCGACTCAACAGGCATCGCCCCGCTCTGCCCGTCTCTCGCACATTCCGTCGCATCTCTCGCAACGACGTTCTCACTCCCTTCCCTCGCGAGTCTCGCGGCATCCGCGACCAGGAGCCTCTGAGAACGGGATAGGTTCGCTGTATCCATCATCGCCCCACGGTGAATCGCTTCTGGATCTCCGACACGATCCCCGTCAGGATTTCTTGCCGTATTCGA
This sequence is a window from Brassica rapa cultivar Chiifu-401-42 unplaced genomic scaffold, CAAS_Brap_v3.01 Scaffold1090, whole genome shotgun sequence. Protein-coding genes within it:
- the LOC117131624 gene encoding uncharacterized protein LOC117131624 is translated as MPAPEVTPTPTPVTPLPPPASMETILARLALQEAAQKAAVDQITAIAKILAPIAANAEASTAQYRRHLFATERTTNVAPARDNNNQSAGNNNQSAVVTTSTQDTASELAALKQSVLDINSKIHQVTTSAPQIEHVLAESLRTPFTQRVTGVRLQKMEKLRLPTFKGLSDPSTHVTSFNIAMRRANLTDEDKDAGFCQLFVETLEGPALTWFTGLRENSVDCFHDLSTAFLKNYIMFTNQETTVSDLWNLTYTSGQSLRDFMEKFKAIVSKVDIPDPIAVESLMNTLHVDSTFRQDLYRYPTKSVSDAIPRSNNFIRMEEDTRAKFAKEAAAKQRPARTNDTRHEPRQHSSGGNTTQKRGYVSSVDDEESPKTAAVTREKAWNHWDRDSASKQSKSSEPASSNSEEPKKWCLYHKRDSHDTKECKVLIGQFFDGITNGTIQMPTSPTTPKNTKSWSKNKEKKRRRHRSLSRTRPLARKERALSALLSTTSALPTIHQKTNIRVAGDECKSYSPALVTPLTTTPRQCNQIYATN
- the LOC117131622 gene encoding uncharacterized protein LOC117131622, encoding MGVDLRDMKPSSRTLTGFNGASEQMIELTPELEQDLILPSVNWILHVDGSSTSKGSGAGVQLQSPTGELIRQSFSFGFAASNNEAEYESLIAGLRLAKAVKAKRISAYCDSQLVVSQYLGDYDVRNERMDAYLKLVQDLTRDFEFFELTKVPRGENVCADALAALGSKLHDQVKRTIPIHKIEKPSIDTKAEQAAIIAAINDAMDIDEVESPSPDDHPTDWRMELIDYLAEGLLPVEKWDARRLKRRSAHYVVMDGELHRWTATKVLLKCIAGEETRLVMPETHEGAAGNHSGGRALALKVKNLGFYWPTMNADCETYARKCDKCQRHAKTIHSPTEFLHTLTAPYPFMRWGMDIIGPMPASRQKKFILVLTDYFTKWVEAEAYASITDKEVQNFVWKNIICRHGLPYKIITDNGSQFISHHFKGFCDRWRIRLNMSTPRNPQSNGQAESTNKTIIDCLKKRLDLKKGCWADELDGVLWSHTEPLLAERRRLHPSQWPTTSRQWLLQK
- the LOC117131623 gene encoding meiosis-specific protein ASY2-like encodes the protein MPMSVRSFEEMTSITDMKDGTYSVKMRLKCNVCAGHPNKTQNWQRSYFFLKSDSSAFEKPPRNDYRVLWNRSCVGHPTSPVYPEDFLRSVRAVALLRVYRWSEITVKKIHELKDRIARREWRSDLPTVLPIRAKRLDIFPRDIQKQISEAKKMGTLPDLSAMIAAQLGLVSGEGPSTAVPRAGEVPPYEARGAGKGRKRKRGDGSGAERSTEEASDVPPSGEPQKKKKKKRTKKKSVSEESGNLEGPTETEGGDVEEEGLHPEEEALAAGALGEEDDEEEAVDGQEPEASLGDAGSDNLEEESEGSPLLIRRRDDEADGEEQFPAPISPYVEVPARPSIGAVQTGTSSRGDAILRRVPGVSFPDKVDFHYEGPAPLAYVPEKCGELLRQFRGRAKPLPAVKDLIFGGEYEEAARAKLLGDSAMNVLIDKYNTALKGALGELELAKKEFAEKEEVLARQLSEKRSNLEKLNGMMSRTITRRDELKAELEASRGVVRELEQKNADLESEKVSLTAAHEREMKRLRDSRILEVTKERVRVETEMAAKANRRFARIRSEKSDEASMMKLALRRAGSDISQATIEIFAEQERKYEQEAEKLKVGEIPAGDLALSPLVLDSQFVDARILASLDPYGSNAGLIDPETALTLHTPLTHSTEGETPNRGNLAAEDNAPLLVLSDTSAEGSRRGNEEENVGVFEEIPRSDEMHVSPAARESSVRASELSALNDRESDRED